The following are from one region of the Eubacterium sp. MSJ-33 genome:
- the truA gene encoding tRNA pseudouridine(38-40) synthase TruA, whose protein sequence is MKRIKLTVAYDGTNYCGWQIQDNGITIEEVLNRELSKLLQEDIKIIGASRTDSGVHALGNVAVFDTETRIPPEKISFALNQRLPDDIRIQESCQVADDFHPRFCDTIKTYEYRIWNDKFPNPLVRLYSKFCYFHIDVAKMEQAAAYLVGEHDFKSFCTPRTQVESTVRTVTEISFRTEGKMIIMTIRGTGFLYNMVRIIMGTLLKCGMNMYPPEHVKEILDAKDRAAAGPKAEACGLRLVGIEYL, encoded by the coding sequence ATGAAACGAATCAAATTAACCGTTGCCTATGACGGCACCAATTACTGTGGCTGGCAGATTCAGGATAATGGAATTACGATCGAGGAAGTCCTGAACCGCGAACTGTCGAAGCTGTTACAGGAGGATATCAAGATCATCGGTGCGAGTCGGACAGATTCAGGGGTGCATGCACTTGGAAATGTGGCGGTCTTTGATACCGAGACGCGGATTCCGCCGGAGAAGATCAGCTTCGCGCTAAACCAGCGGTTGCCGGACGATATCCGGATTCAGGAATCGTGTCAGGTGGCGGACGATTTTCATCCGCGGTTCTGCGATACGATCAAAACGTATGAGTATCGCATCTGGAATGACAAGTTTCCGAACCCGCTTGTACGACTTTACTCGAAGTTTTGCTATTTCCATATCGATGTAGCGAAGATGGAGCAGGCGGCGGCATATCTGGTCGGCGAACATGATTTCAAATCATTCTGCACGCCACGGACACAAGTGGAATCCACGGTGCGCACCGTCACAGAGATTTCCTTCCGGACAGAAGGCAAGATGATTATCATGACGATCCGTGGAACCGGTTTTCTATATAATATGGTGCGGATCATAATGGGAACTTTGTTAAAATGCGGTATGAATATGTATCCGCCGGAGCATGTGAAGGAGATTCTTGATGCGAAGGATCGCGCGGCAGCAGGCCCGAAAGCGGAAGCGTGTGGCCTTCGGCTGGTTGGAATTGAGTATTTGTAA
- a CDS encoding ABC transporter ATP-binding protein, which produces MITIRDLTFEYFDRDEEGNLTEMVNAIRGINFDAGEGEFIVVAGVNGSGKSTFAKILNRLLLPIEGTVLIGGLDAMQEGNIIPIRKMVGMVFQNPDDQLIGSVVEEDVAFGAENIGVPHKELVKRVEDALDQVGLSASMRIEELSGGGKQKVAIAGVLAMKPRCIVLDEATSMLDPKSRRDVLQLMKELQKQGITIILITHLMEELLMADWIYVMHQGRLAMKGSREAIFAQPEKLREFGLELPMTVQLAHALTKCGCVRTKDLFSIKAIAERIYKEHPYAFLKEKTMEPAPTGKKAKALSQAIVLQHVHLNYGEKPILTDVCCSIEKGSYTAIIGPSGAGKSTLLQMIPALISPTDGNIYVDGLEVTDASADIAALRKKIGFIFQYPEQQLFAKNVYEDVVFGPRNVGISEVEAEKRAYEAIQFVGLPQDVYDLPMDKLSGGQKRRVALAGVIAMQPDYLILDEPLAGLDPVGKKKMLDILRALHRDAGITVVVVSHDADAVVEDAEQVLYLQDGKILEYGTPADVFYRLWRREMDDMSQGMTGRQTLDNKILSEALCELPVCMQLLIRLRMMGLPVSCRHTQPAETVQAIVDAVDRL; this is translated from the coding sequence ATGATAACAATCAGAGATCTCACATTTGAATATTTTGACCGGGATGAAGAAGGGAATCTGACGGAGATGGTAAACGCCATCCGTGGAATCAATTTTGATGCAGGAGAAGGTGAATTTATCGTTGTGGCAGGGGTGAATGGAAGCGGAAAAAGCACATTTGCCAAGATCTTAAACCGCCTGTTGCTTCCGATTGAAGGTACGGTTCTCATCGGCGGACTTGATGCGATGCAGGAGGGAAATATCATTCCGATCCGGAAGATGGTTGGCATGGTGTTCCAGAATCCCGATGATCAGTTGATTGGTAGTGTTGTGGAAGAGGATGTTGCCTTTGGCGCGGAGAATATCGGCGTGCCACACAAAGAACTGGTGAAACGTGTGGAGGATGCGCTTGACCAGGTCGGACTTTCGGCGTCCATGCGCATCGAAGAGCTATCTGGAGGTGGAAAACAGAAGGTTGCGATTGCAGGCGTACTTGCGATGAAGCCACGGTGTATCGTGCTTGATGAGGCAACCAGTATGCTTGATCCGAAATCCAGACGGGATGTGCTGCAGTTGATGAAAGAGCTACAGAAGCAGGGAATCACGATTATTCTGATTACACATCTGATGGAGGAGCTTCTGATGGCAGATTGGATCTATGTGATGCATCAGGGAAGGCTTGCTATGAAGGGCAGCCGGGAAGCAATTTTTGCGCAGCCGGAGAAATTACGCGAGTTTGGGTTGGAACTGCCGATGACTGTGCAGCTTGCACATGCTTTGACCAAGTGTGGGTGCGTGAGGACGAAGGATTTGTTCTCAATCAAGGCAATTGCAGAACGTATATACAAGGAGCATCCGTATGCATTTCTGAAAGAAAAGACGATGGAACCTGCACCGACAGGGAAGAAGGCGAAAGCATTGTCACAGGCAATCGTGTTACAACATGTCCATCTGAATTACGGGGAGAAACCGATTCTTACCGATGTATGCTGTTCGATTGAGAAAGGCAGCTATACAGCAATCATCGGACCTTCGGGTGCAGGAAAGTCAACGCTTCTGCAGATGATACCGGCACTTATTTCTCCGACAGACGGAAATATCTATGTGGATGGGCTTGAGGTAACGGATGCTTCTGCGGATATAGCAGCGTTGCGTAAGAAGATCGGGTTTATCTTCCAGTATCCGGAACAGCAGTTATTTGCAAAAAATGTATATGAAGATGTGGTGTTTGGACCGCGGAATGTCGGCATCAGCGAAGTGGAAGCGGAGAAGCGGGCGTATGAGGCGATTCAGTTTGTCGGACTGCCACAGGATGTCTATGATCTGCCGATGGATAAGCTGTCGGGCGGACAGAAACGGCGTGTGGCTTTGGCTGGCGTGATTGCGATGCAGCCGGATTATCTGATTTTAGATGAGCCGTTGGCAGGGCTTGATCCGGTTGGAAAGAAAAAAATGCTGGATATCCTGCGTGCATTACACCGGGATGCAGGGATTACAGTTGTTGTCGTCAGTCACGATGCAGATGCTGTCGTGGAGGACGCAGAACAGGTCTTGTATCTGCAAGATGGGAAGATTCTGGAGTATGGAACGCCTGCGGATGTTTTTTACCGATTATGGCGGCGAGAGATGGATGATATGTCGCAGGGGATGACCGGCCGACAGACATTGGACAATAAAATACTCTCCGAAGCACTCTGTGAGCTTCCGGTCTGCATGCAGCTATTAATCCGCCTGCGTATGATGGGGCTTCCGGTGTCGTGCAGACATACACAGCCTGCGGAGACTGTGCAGGCGATTGTGGATGCGGTTGATAGATTATAG
- a CDS encoding energy-coupling factor transporter transmembrane component T family protein, with protein MMKDITWGQYHSVDSMVHRLDPRVKIRFTIVYIILLLLDRNLPLFVFLTVVFAGVWACSRVPMRKMMRGTHGIFLFILICSALNAFTVHGTALVKLGVLTITKEGLIKAGFVFWRMLILILMSSLLMYTTTPTRLTDGMEKCMHLSGGVAMGITIALRFVPILFGELDRIMKAQMARGTDFKKGNPVVRLKKLRTVILPLFQNAISRAGHLGDAMDSRCYMGGKGRTKLHPLVYERRDAVAYVCMLVMTVVSIILIIKF; from the coding sequence ATGATGAAGGATATTACATGGGGACAGTATCACAGCGTGGATTCGATGGTCCACCGGCTGGATCCCCGTGTCAAAATTCGATTTACAATTGTATATATTATCCTGCTTTTGCTGGATCGGAACCTTCCGCTTTTTGTGTTTCTCACTGTGGTATTTGCCGGCGTGTGGGCGTGCAGCCGGGTGCCGATGCGTAAGATGATGCGCGGAACACACGGGATATTTTTGTTTATATTGATCTGTAGTGCCTTAAATGCATTTACCGTACATGGAACGGCGCTGGTAAAGCTTGGTGTGCTTACAATCACGAAGGAAGGGCTGATTAAGGCAGGATTCGTGTTCTGGCGCATGCTGATTTTGATTTTGATGTCAAGCCTGTTGATGTATACAACGACACCGACGAGACTGACGGATGGCATGGAGAAATGCATGCATCTAAGTGGCGGTGTGGCAATGGGAATCACCATCGCACTCCGGTTTGTGCCGATATTATTTGGAGAGTTAGACCGGATCATGAAAGCGCAGATGGCGAGAGGCACGGACTTTAAGAAGGGGAATCCGGTCGTGCGCTTAAAGAAGCTTCGGACGGTGATATTGCCGCTTTTCCAGAATGCGATTTCGCGTGCCGGACATCTGGGGGATGCGATGGACAGCCGATGTTATATGGGCGGCAAAGGACGGACGAAGCTGCATCCACTCGTGTATGAGAGACGGGATGCGGTCGCGTATGTGTGTATGTTGGTGATGACGGTTGTGTCGATAATTCTAATTATAAAATTTTAG
- a CDS encoding methyl-accepting chemotaxis protein: MAAIKKSKGKRLNILWVIILIGSVPLLTAILILTVYSTRKMEQELENSTYARLKACAVSVEKYFEWDVREDILCRDDVSYEFIDSLKKDNIELTFFEGDERYITSVVDENGNRPEGTKADATIWKTVQAGKDYHADGVQIAGADYYVYYTPVYSDAGDVIGMGFAGEKTATVNAAKKGLVRTLLLISVAIGILYLGALILLALKIRKSLAKTTAHIERIANGSISEDVEGSSAIAEIDTLIDSSKILKEKLNNIVTSVNDHVVNLQQDTSSLNERADFSNEGAGQISQAMEELSVTAVTLADNVQDVNAKSIEMGNAITDIDNDVQVLSANSEQMGKANSTATKSMETVLDSSNQSAEIIGRITNQIEETNQAILSINEAVNLIMDITGQTSLLALNASIEAARAGQSGSGFAVVASEIKKLAEQSAEGVDTIKQVADNIFAKSNECVSMVRDVQILLGKEQDDISATCSSFATLSKTISDNIVAVSRISEKSKQLDGIKQSIIANITDLSAISEENAASNEEVSANVTSIAEAIDQMNTATGHVSKVSDELAEMMKYFE; this comes from the coding sequence ATGGCAGCTATTAAAAAATCAAAAGGAAAACGATTAAATATCTTATGGGTGATTATCTTGATTGGCAGCGTTCCGCTGCTCACGGCAATTCTGATTCTGACAGTTTATTCTACAAGAAAAATGGAGCAGGAACTTGAAAACAGTACATATGCAAGACTAAAGGCATGTGCGGTTTCGGTAGAGAAATACTTTGAGTGGGACGTCCGGGAAGATATCTTATGCAGGGACGATGTCAGCTACGAGTTTATTGATTCATTGAAAAAGGACAATATCGAGCTTACATTTTTTGAAGGAGATGAACGATACATCACTTCGGTTGTTGACGAGAATGGAAACCGTCCGGAGGGAACAAAGGCGGATGCCACAATCTGGAAAACTGTCCAGGCGGGTAAGGATTACCACGCAGATGGTGTACAGATTGCAGGCGCAGATTACTATGTATACTACACACCGGTGTATTCCGATGCCGGTGATGTGATCGGTATGGGATTTGCCGGCGAGAAAACAGCGACTGTCAACGCAGCAAAGAAGGGACTTGTGCGTACATTGTTACTGATCTCTGTGGCGATAGGCATTCTATACCTGGGTGCCCTGATTCTCCTTGCGTTGAAGATCCGGAAGTCACTGGCGAAGACAACAGCACATATTGAACGGATTGCGAACGGAAGTATTTCAGAAGACGTGGAAGGCTCTTCGGCAATTGCGGAGATTGACACGTTGATTGATTCCTCAAAGATACTTAAGGAAAAACTGAATAATATTGTAACAAGTGTAAATGATCATGTTGTGAATCTGCAGCAGGATACATCTTCCCTGAATGAGCGTGCCGATTTCAGTAATGAGGGTGCCGGACAGATCAGTCAGGCGATGGAGGAATTGTCTGTGACCGCGGTGACACTGGCAGATAATGTGCAGGATGTCAATGCGAAGTCCATCGAGATGGGAAATGCAATCACGGATATCGATAATGATGTGCAGGTATTAAGTGCAAATTCTGAGCAGATGGGCAAGGCGAACAGCACAGCAACCAAGTCCATGGAGACTGTACTGGACAGCTCCAATCAATCGGCGGAAATTATCGGTCGGATTACGAATCAGATTGAAGAGACAAACCAGGCGATTCTGTCAATCAATGAGGCAGTCAACCTGATTATGGATATTACCGGACAGACAAGTCTGCTTGCGTTAAATGCATCAATCGAAGCAGCACGTGCCGGACAGTCGGGAAGCGGATTTGCGGTTGTGGCAAGTGAGATCAAGAAGCTGGCAGAGCAAAGTGCCGAGGGTGTGGATACGATCAAACAGGTGGCTGACAATATCTTTGCGAAATCAAATGAGTGTGTGAGTATGGTACGTGATGTACAGATATTGCTCGGAAAAGAGCAGGATGATATTTCTGCAACATGCAGTAGCTTTGCAACACTCAGCAAGACGATTAGTGACAATATTGTGGCGGTGTCCCGTATCAGTGAGAAATCAAAGCAGCTTGATGGTATCAAGCAGTCCATCATAGCCAATATTACTGATCTCAGTGCGATTTCCGAAGAAAATGCGGCAAGTAACGAGGAAGTATCTGCGAATGTGACAAGTATTGCCGAAGCAATCGACCAGATGAACACGGCAACCGGACATGTCAGCAAGGTGTCGGATGAACTGGCAGAAATGATGAAGTATTTTGAATAA
- a CDS encoding DUF4097 family beta strand repeat-containing protein, which translates to MSKTKKAVIIGSVLVGIGVIIGFIGIAIGGFKFPNGAVDLTTMKALHAEKKTVQIADAFDKIEIAGASSMDIEICKSKTGKNYVEYYDTDDWTSHVDVKEHVLKFTTDDKGKHKAVVSLGFGKDTAARLYLADAEYKEISVTTLSGYVTIQDVNAETVNVSASSGDLYMKNINAPDSIMATSSSGDIDLENATAKQIELGANSGDIEMQDITAESLRMSTSSGDIDLESCDAEKFDITTSSGDVDMEITAGRTYRFETKTNSGALDVPDGDADSDYLCKIVTSSGDVDVKQK; encoded by the coding sequence ATGAGCAAAACTAAAAAAGCGGTCATCATTGGTTCCGTGCTAGTCGGTATCGGTGTGATTATAGGATTTATCGGAATTGCAATAGGTGGATTTAAGTTTCCGAATGGAGCGGTCGATCTGACCACGATGAAAGCACTTCATGCCGAGAAGAAAACCGTGCAGATTGCGGATGCATTTGATAAAATAGAGATTGCCGGGGCAAGCAGCATGGATATCGAGATCTGCAAATCAAAGACCGGTAAGAATTATGTGGAGTATTATGATACGGATGATTGGACAAGTCATGTGGATGTGAAGGAACATGTGCTGAAATTCACAACGGACGACAAGGGCAAACATAAAGCGGTTGTATCACTGGGATTTGGAAAAGATACGGCGGCACGGTTGTATCTGGCAGATGCGGAATACAAAGAAATCTCTGTAACAACCTTGAGCGGATATGTTACAATTCAGGATGTGAATGCAGAAACTGTAAATGTATCTGCATCCAGTGGAGATCTATATATGAAGAATATAAATGCCCCGGATTCCATTATGGCAACATCTTCTTCCGGAGATATTGATCTGGAAAATGCAACAGCAAAGCAGATAGAACTTGGAGCTAATAGTGGAGATATTGAGATGCAGGATATAACCGCAGAAAGCTTGCGTATGTCGACGTCCAGCGGAGACATAGATCTGGAGAGCTGTGATGCCGAGAAATTCGATATCACAACATCGAGCGGTGATGTCGATATGGAGATTACAGCGGGACGCACATATCGGTTTGAGACGAAAACCAATAGCGGAGCTTTGGATGTTCCGGATGGAGATGCGGATTCCGACTATCTGTGCAAGATTGTAACATCGAGTGGAGATGTGGATGTGAAGCAGAAGTAG
- a CDS encoding LD-carboxypeptidase gives MGFKKTGIVCCSNGLKYTYEREIKELQQTLADMGIESVLSPYIFACDGVAGGTEEERANIVNDFYKDDSIDAICDISGGDIANGILPYLDYSVIAEANKQFWGYSDLTTVLNAIYAKTGRTGVLYQIRNVLYANRKQQIADVRNVMQDGGDALYRVDYHYVQGTQMHGIVVGGNIRCFLKLAGTGYMPDLKGKILLLESRSGTVARMETYLSQLQQLGAFEQVAGILLGTFTEMDERKCTPDIVQLVKKYTCSTVPIAVTGQIGHGTDSKGIVIGAEL, from the coding sequence ATGGGATTTAAAAAAACCGGAATTGTGTGCTGTTCAAATGGATTAAAGTATACATATGAGAGAGAGATCAAAGAATTGCAGCAGACGTTAGCTGATATGGGTATTGAGAGTGTGCTTAGTCCGTATATATTTGCATGTGACGGCGTGGCGGGTGGAACGGAAGAGGAGCGTGCGAATATAGTAAATGATTTTTATAAGGATGATTCGATTGATGCGATCTGTGATATATCCGGAGGGGATATCGCAAATGGTATTTTGCCGTATTTGGACTATAGCGTGATTGCGGAGGCGAATAAGCAGTTCTGGGGATATAGCGACCTGACGACGGTATTAAATGCAATCTATGCAAAAACCGGACGGACAGGCGTATTATATCAGATTCGAAATGTGCTTTATGCGAACCGGAAGCAACAGATCGCGGATGTGCGGAATGTCATGCAAGATGGCGGAGATGCGTTATATCGGGTTGATTATCATTATGTCCAGGGTACACAGATGCACGGTATTGTTGTTGGAGGGAATATCCGGTGCTTTCTGAAACTGGCAGGAACCGGTTATATGCCAGACCTGAAAGGAAAAATCCTGCTTCTAGAGAGTCGTTCCGGCACAGTTGCACGGATGGAGACGTATCTGAGTCAGTTGCAGCAACTTGGTGCATTTGAACAGGTTGCGGGGATTTTACTTGGAACATTTACAGAGATGGATGAGAGAAAGTGTACTCCGGATATAGTACAGCTTGTGAAGAAATATACATGTAGCACGGTACCAATCGCGGTCACAGGACAGATTGGACATGGAACAGATTCTAAGGGAATTGTGATTGGTGCAGAATTGTAA
- a CDS encoding PadR family transcriptional regulator, which translates to MDIQLKRGMLDVCVLAAIKDEDSYGYQIIKDMKPYVTISESTLYPILRRLEANAYLTVQSVEHNGRLRKYYHITDAGRARIDEFQEEWKELESIYRFIVREEPMKEAQDHE; encoded by the coding sequence ATGGATATTCAATTAAAACGAGGCATGTTGGATGTATGCGTGCTGGCGGCAATCAAAGATGAAGATTCCTATGGATATCAGATCATCAAAGATATGAAACCGTATGTGACGATTTCGGAGTCGACGCTGTATCCGATTTTACGACGTCTAGAAGCAAATGCGTATCTGACGGTACAATCGGTGGAGCATAACGGACGACTTCGGAAATATTATCATATTACAGACGCAGGACGGGCGCGAATCGATGAGTTTCAGGAGGAATGGAAGGAACTGGAATCCATCTATCGGTTTATCGTTCGGGAAGAACCTATGAAGGAGGCACAAGACCATGAATAA
- the rpsI gene encoding 30S ribosomal protein S9 gives MAKNSNRFYGTGRRKSSIARVYLVPGTGKVTINKKDMDEYFGLDTLKLIVKQPFAATGTEGKFDALVNVKGGGFTGQAGAIRHGISRALLEADAEYRPALKKAGYLTRDPRMKERKKYGLKAARRAPQFSKR, from the coding sequence GTGGCTAAGAATAGTAATAGATTTTACGGAACAGGTAGAAGAAAAAGCAGTATCGCAAGAGTTTACCTTGTACCAGGAACTGGTAAGGTAACTATTAATAAGAAAGACATGGATGAGTATTTCGGTCTTGATACATTGAAGCTCATTGTTAAGCAGCCATTTGCAGCAACAGGTACAGAAGGAAAGTTTGATGCACTTGTAAATGTTAAGGGTGGCGGATTTACAGGTCAGGCTGGTGCTATCAGACATGGTATCTCCAGAGCACTCCTTGAGGCAGACGCTGAGTACAGACCAGCTCTTAAGAAGGCAGGATATCTTACAAGAGATCCTCGTATGAAGGAGAGAAAGAAGTACGGTCTCAAAGCAGCTCGTCGTGCACCACAGTTTTCAAAGAGATAA
- a CDS encoding DUF1700 domain-containing protein, with protein MNKQEYLSAIRVRIPKMPMEDMERFIAYYSEMIDDRMEDGMTEEEAVATMDTPDEAVDQILEDTPLSKIVKQKIKPTHRLRAWEIVLIVLGSPVWVPLLLTAGILVLSMLVVVFSLLITFYAVVISAAVAGIAGVLAVVPFLMISNVPAAVFMLGCGFAGVGLTILFFVAVKPVTVGFWNLCKAAVSGIKRKFVKEG; from the coding sequence ATGAATAAACAGGAATATTTGTCGGCAATCCGGGTGCGGATTCCGAAGATGCCGATGGAAGATATGGAGCGGTTCATCGCTTATTACAGTGAGATGATCGATGACCGGATGGAAGATGGCATGACGGAGGAAGAGGCGGTTGCCACGATGGATACACCGGATGAAGCCGTGGATCAGATTCTGGAAGATACGCCACTTAGCAAAATCGTTAAGCAGAAGATCAAACCGACGCATCGCCTGCGTGCATGGGAGATTGTTCTGATTGTACTTGGTTCTCCGGTCTGGGTGCCGCTTCTGCTTACAGCCGGAATTCTGGTATTAAGTATGTTAGTTGTTGTATTTTCACTATTGATTACATTTTATGCAGTAGTCATATCAGCAGCAGTCGCGGGAATTGCGGGAGTTTTAGCTGTGGTTCCATTCCTGATGATCAGCAATGTTCCGGCAGCGGTATTTATGCTTGGGTGCGGATTCGCAGGTGTCGGACTTACGATTCTGTTCTTTGTCGCAGTGAAGCCGGTAACGGTTGGATTCTGGAATCTGTGTAAGGCAGCTGTGAGCGGCATCAAAAGAAAGTTCGTAAAGGAGGGCTAA
- a CDS encoding type II secretion system protein, with protein sequence MRKRRRISTNEGFTLVELIIVIAIMAVLAGAIGLAVIRYVRRARASTATEELRTIVSAVETGMISTYAEDHPMNLNKTYTDDEGKATPCGVLTNYMLSRAQNNSVNGITDANALEYYFAQRVLEELNAKDGSEYHFFNFTGDEDEPLGMNCNGFYNQFGCPGVIVVYGGEGKVLFAQYYNSGCLIQYVAGDGYVHLEDETAFVDAPKIQ encoded by the coding sequence ATGAGAAAACGGAGAAGAATTTCAACAAATGAAGGTTTTACATTGGTAGAACTTATTATCGTGATTGCGATTATGGCTGTCTTGGCAGGTGCAATCGGACTGGCGGTAATCAGGTATGTGCGCAGAGCAAGGGCGTCAACAGCGACAGAGGAGCTTCGAACGATTGTCTCGGCGGTAGAGACAGGCATGATTTCGACATATGCAGAAGATCACCCGATGAATCTTAATAAGACATATACGGATGATGAGGGAAAAGCTACACCATGTGGTGTGTTGACGAATTACATGCTCAGCCGGGCGCAGAATAACAGTGTGAATGGCATTACAGATGCGAATGCATTGGAGTATTATTTTGCACAGCGCGTGTTGGAGGAGCTGAATGCAAAGGATGGCAGTGAGTATCATTTCTTTAACTTTACAGGAGATGAGGATGAACCATTGGGCATGAATTGTAACGGTTTTTATAATCAGTTTGGATGTCCGGGTGTGATTGTTGTATATGGTGGAGAAGGAAAGGTTTTATTTGCGCAGTATTATAATTCCGGCTGTCTGATTCAATATGTTGCTGGCGACGGATATGTACATCTGGAGGATGAGACAGCTTTCGTTGATGCACCTAAGATTCAGTAG
- the rplM gene encoding 50S ribosomal protein L13, translating into MKSFMASPSNIERKWYVVDATGHTLGRLSSEIASILRGKNKPTFTPHIDTGDYIVVVNADKIKVTGKKMDQKVYYHHSDYVGGMKEQTLKEKMAKKPEDVIYLAVKGMLPKGPLGRQMIKKLYVYAGPEHKQQAQKPEVLEIKY; encoded by the coding sequence ATGAAGAGCTTTATGGCAAGCCCATCAAACATTGAAAGAAAGTGGTATGTAGTAGATGCTACAGGACATACATTAGGTCGTTTATCATCAGAGATCGCAAGCATTTTAAGAGGAAAGAACAAGCCAACATTTACACCACACATCGATACAGGTGACTATATCGTAGTTGTAAATGCTGATAAGATCAAAGTAACAGGTAAGAAGATGGATCAGAAGGTTTACTATCACCATTCTGATTACGTTGGCGGTATGAAAGAGCAGACTCTCAAAGAGAAGATGGCTAAGAAGCCGGAGGATGTTATCTACCTTGCAGTTAAGGGCATGCTTCCAAAGGGACCTCTCGGAAGACAGATGATCAAGAAGCTTTATGTTTACGCTGGACCAGAGCACAAGCAGCAGGCTCAGAAGCCAGAAGTATTAGAGATTAAGTATTAA